One window of the Pseudofrankia sp. DC12 genome contains the following:
- the uraH gene encoding hydroxyisourate hydrolase translates to MSLSTHVLDTGAGRPAAGIAVRLEKIILGFDGQPRGWRLVAEAETDTDGRVAALPADGPGRWRLVFDTAERSPFFPEVTITFHIDDPAAHHHVPLLLAPYGLSSYRGS, encoded by the coding sequence ATGTCGCTGTCCACCCACGTGCTGGACACTGGAGCCGGCCGGCCCGCGGCCGGCATCGCGGTGCGCCTCGAAAAGATCATCCTTGGCTTCGACGGCCAGCCAAGGGGCTGGAGGCTCGTCGCCGAGGCGGAGACGGACACCGATGGCCGGGTCGCCGCGCTCCCGGCCGACGGCCCCGGCAGGTGGCGCCTGGTCTTCGACACCGCCGAACGCTCGCCGTTCTTCCCCGAGGTGACGATCACCTTCCACATCGACGACCCGGCGGCGCACCACCACGTCCCGCTGCTGCTCGCCCCCTACGGCCTGTCCTCTTACCGCGGCAGCTGA
- the allB gene encoding allantoinase AllB encodes MATEPAEPGGQTGRAPARRVLPERVEVLRSRRVVTPDEVIAAAVHVAGGRITAVTGPDEVSPGAHVTELGDLALLPGAVDTHVHVNEPGRTHWEGFAAATRAAAAGGVTTIIDMPLNSIPPTTSVGALTAKRAAAAGQIAVDVGFWGGIIGADANSLRDLAELHDAGVFGFKAFLAPSGVEEFPHVSLDALAAAARLTARLGALTVVHAESPTVLDTAPPAAGRSFASWLRSRPPAAETEAIASLAALSAATGARLHVLHLAAAGALDDVLAARDEGLALTVETCPHYLSFTAEEVPDGATEFKCAPPIREAANLERLWGGLAEGLLVGVVSDHSPASPDVKSVDTGDFGTAWGGIASVQLGPRAVWTGARRRGHGLAELARWVATGPADHAGLGHKGRIAPGADADLVVFDPEGSAVVDAAMLAHRHPLTPYAGRTLDGVVHATYLRGQRIDGDRPARGQLLTR; translated from the coding sequence ATGGCGACTGAACCGGCCGAGCCTGGCGGCCAGACGGGCCGCGCGCCGGCCCGGCGCGTGCTGCCGGAGCGGGTGGAGGTGCTGCGCTCGCGGCGGGTCGTCACCCCGGACGAAGTGATCGCGGCGGCCGTCCACGTCGCCGGTGGCCGGATCACCGCGGTCACCGGCCCGGACGAGGTCAGCCCCGGCGCGCACGTCACCGAGCTGGGTGACCTCGCGCTGCTGCCCGGGGCCGTCGACACCCACGTGCACGTCAACGAGCCCGGCCGCACCCACTGGGAGGGCTTCGCGGCCGCGACCAGGGCGGCGGCGGCCGGCGGGGTCACGACCATCATCGACATGCCGCTGAACTCGATCCCGCCGACCACCTCGGTGGGCGCGCTCACGGCCAAGCGTGCCGCGGCCGCTGGGCAGATCGCCGTCGACGTCGGGTTCTGGGGCGGCATCATCGGCGCCGACGCGAACAGCCTGCGCGACCTGGCCGAGCTGCACGACGCCGGCGTGTTCGGCTTCAAGGCCTTCCTCGCGCCGTCCGGGGTCGAGGAGTTCCCGCACGTCTCACTGGACGCGCTGGCCGCCGCCGCCCGGCTGACCGCCCGGCTCGGTGCCCTCACCGTCGTGCACGCGGAGTCCCCGACGGTCCTCGACACGGCGCCGCCCGCCGCCGGCCGGTCGTTCGCCAGCTGGCTGCGCTCCCGCCCACCGGCCGCCGAGACAGAGGCCATCGCCTCGCTGGCGGCGCTGTCCGCCGCGACGGGCGCGCGGCTGCACGTGCTGCACCTGGCCGCCGCCGGGGCGCTCGACGACGTGCTCGCCGCCCGCGACGAGGGCCTCGCGCTGACCGTCGAGACCTGCCCGCACTACCTCAGCTTCACCGCCGAGGAGGTTCCCGACGGCGCCACCGAGTTCAAGTGCGCGCCGCCGATCCGGGAGGCGGCCAACCTCGAGCGGCTCTGGGGCGGGCTCGCCGAGGGCCTGCTCGTCGGCGTCGTCTCCGACCATTCGCCCGCGAGCCCCGACGTCAAGTCGGTCGACACCGGCGACTTCGGCACGGCCTGGGGCGGCATCGCCTCGGTCCAGCTCGGCCCGCGCGCGGTCTGGACCGGGGCCCGCCGGCGCGGTCACGGGCTGGCCGAGCTGGCCCGCTGGGTGGCGACCGGCCCGGCCGACCATGCCGGGCTCGGTCACAAGGGCCGGATCGCCCCCGGCGCGGACGCCGACCTGGTCGTCTTCGACCCGGAAGGCTCCGCTGTGGTGGACGCCGCGATGCTGGCCCACCGCCACCCGCTTACCCCCTACGCTGGGCGCACGCTGGACGGTGTGGTCCACGCGACCTACCTGCGCGGCCAGCGGATCGACGGCGACCGTCCGGCGCGGGGCCAGCTGCTCACCCGCTGA
- the pucD gene encoding xanthine dehydrogenase subunit D, producing the protein MPAPGREGIGAPALRPDGPAKVTGVFPYAGDLAQPGMLHARTLRSPYARARIRAVDTAAAARVPGVAAIVTAADIPGVTTYGLIGLDQPVFASTEARYAGEPVAAVAAVDAATARRALAAIRVDYEPLAPVVDPELAMAPGAEPLHPDSPAYGPGGWAYSGHPNVFRAIDLRHGPEPDLVGPVTVEDTYVFGLQDQAFLAPEAALVTPAADGGVDLAVATQWLHSDREQIAACLGLPDERVRLTLAGVGGAFGGREDVTLQVHGALLALRTGSPVRIAYDRVESFLGHPHRHPAVMWFRHSATHDGRLVAVQARVILDGGAYASSSRAVIANAVTHAAGPYRVSNAHLYGASVRTNNPPCGAMRGFGVPQVTFGHEAQLDRLADALGMDRVELRARNALAAGDILPTGQPIPGPMPARELIELVAARPLPPQLDLADPGVSSGLALPGGRPAGADPARVRRGVGYALGVKNLLFSEGFDDLAVARARLEIGPDGQARAWVHSACAEVGQGFVTIAGQIARTELAVEEVVLAPADTAVGSAGSTSASRQTWMSGGAVRGACVGVADRLLARVARSLGLPPSVVAAPRRVLSLRDGEIIGPEVGVRLPLADALADGPVEAEFTHRHRETEPMDAYGQGHAHVAYAAAAHRAVVDVDLDLGLVRVVSMTLAQDCGTVLNPLSLLGQVEGGTAQGLGVAVMEELVTVDGVVANPTFHDYLLPTMADVPDLDFVAVTYPQLDAPYGVKGVGEAPTGTATPAVVAAIRDAVGRDLRRVPVRPVDLVVSPPTGAAARTETTVYTPIVVGRPADPSEPPGTHLESGSDGD; encoded by the coding sequence CTGCCGGCGCCCGGTCGGGAGGGGATCGGCGCGCCCGCGCTGCGCCCGGACGGTCCGGCCAAGGTGACCGGCGTCTTCCCCTATGCCGGCGACCTGGCCCAGCCCGGCATGCTGCACGCCCGCACCCTGCGCAGCCCCTACGCCCGCGCCCGGATCCGGGCGGTCGACACCGCCGCCGCGGCCCGGGTCCCCGGGGTCGCCGCGATCGTCACCGCGGCCGACATCCCCGGCGTCACGACCTACGGGCTGATCGGCCTCGACCAGCCGGTGTTCGCGTCGACCGAGGCCCGCTACGCGGGCGAACCGGTCGCCGCGGTGGCCGCCGTCGACGCGGCCACCGCCCGCCGCGCGCTGGCCGCGATCCGGGTCGACTACGAGCCGCTCGCGCCGGTCGTCGACCCGGAGCTGGCGATGGCGCCCGGCGCCGAGCCGCTGCACCCGGACAGCCCCGCCTATGGTCCCGGCGGCTGGGCCTACTCGGGACATCCGAACGTCTTTCGCGCCATCGACCTGCGGCACGGCCCCGAGCCGGATCTCGTCGGGCCGGTGACCGTCGAGGACACCTACGTCTTCGGCCTGCAGGACCAGGCGTTCCTCGCTCCGGAGGCGGCGCTGGTGACCCCCGCGGCCGACGGCGGGGTCGACCTGGCGGTGGCCACCCAGTGGCTGCACTCCGACCGTGAGCAGATCGCCGCCTGCCTCGGGCTGCCGGACGAGCGGGTCCGGCTCACGCTGGCCGGCGTCGGCGGTGCCTTCGGTGGACGCGAGGACGTCACGCTGCAGGTCCACGGCGCGCTGCTGGCGCTGCGTACCGGGTCGCCGGTCCGGATCGCCTACGACCGGGTCGAGTCCTTCCTCGGCCATCCGCACCGGCATCCGGCGGTCATGTGGTTCCGTCACTCGGCCACCCACGACGGCCGGCTGGTCGCCGTGCAGGCCCGGGTGATCCTGGACGGCGGGGCGTACGCGTCGTCGTCACGTGCCGTGATCGCGAACGCGGTCACCCACGCCGCTGGTCCCTACCGCGTGTCGAACGCGCATCTCTACGGCGCGTCGGTGCGCACGAACAACCCGCCGTGCGGCGCGATGCGCGGCTTCGGGGTGCCCCAGGTGACGTTCGGTCACGAGGCCCAGCTGGACCGGCTCGCCGACGCCCTCGGGATGGACCGCGTCGAGCTGCGGGCCCGCAACGCGCTGGCCGCGGGCGACATCCTCCCGACGGGCCAGCCGATTCCGGGCCCGATGCCGGCCCGGGAGCTGATCGAGCTGGTCGCCGCCCGGCCGCTGCCTCCGCAGCTCGACCTGGCGGACCCGGGCGTCTCCAGCGGGCTGGCGCTGCCCGGCGGCCGGCCGGCCGGCGCCGACCCGGCCCGGGTCCGTCGCGGCGTCGGCTACGCGCTCGGCGTGAAGAACCTGCTGTTCTCCGAGGGCTTCGACGACCTCGCGGTCGCCAGGGCCCGACTGGAGATCGGCCCCGACGGGCAGGCCAGGGCCTGGGTCCACTCCGCGTGCGCCGAGGTCGGGCAGGGCTTCGTCACGATCGCCGGGCAGATCGCGCGCACCGAGCTGGCCGTCGAGGAGGTCGTGCTCGCCCCGGCAGACACCGCGGTCGGCAGCGCCGGCTCGACCAGCGCGTCGCGGCAGACGTGGATGAGCGGTGGGGCGGTGCGCGGCGCCTGCGTCGGTGTCGCCGACCGGCTGCTGGCCCGGGTCGCCCGCTCGCTGGGCCTGCCGCCGTCGGTTGTCGCGGCGCCGCGCCGGGTGCTCAGCCTGCGCGACGGCGAGATCATCGGACCGGAGGTCGGGGTGCGCCTCCCACTGGCCGACGCGCTGGCCGACGGGCCGGTCGAGGCCGAGTTCACCCACCGCCACCGGGAGACCGAGCCGATGGACGCCTACGGCCAGGGCCACGCGCATGTCGCCTATGCCGCCGCGGCGCACCGGGCGGTCGTCGACGTCGATCTCGACCTCGGGCTGGTCCGGGTGGTGTCGATGACGCTCGCGCAGGACTGCGGGACGGTGCTCAACCCGCTGTCCCTGCTCGGCCAGGTCGAGGGCGGCACCGCGCAGGGCCTCGGAGTGGCGGTGATGGAGGAGCTGGTGACCGTCGACGGCGTCGTGGCCAACCCGACCTTCCACGACTACCTGCTGCCGACCATGGCCGACGTTCCCGACCTCGACTTCGTCGCGGTCACCTACCCCCAGCTCGACGCGCCGTACGGGGTGAAGGGGGTCGGTGAGGCGCCGACCGGCACGGCCACGCCGGCGGTCGTCGCGGCGATCCGGGATGCCGTCGGGCGGGACCTGCGCCGTGTGCCGGTCCGGCCCGTCGACCTGGTGGTGTCGCCCCCGACCGGCGCGGCCGCCCGCACCGAGACGACCGTGTACACGCCGATCGTGGTGGGCCGGCCGGCGGATCCGTCCGAACCGCCGGGTACGCACCTGGAGAGTGGGTCAGATGGCGACTGA
- a CDS encoding allantoicase, which produces MADAPDLTNLVDLAGARLGGSVVAVNDEFFAFAERMLLPEPPVVRPGVFTERGSWTDGWETRRRRVLPGADWAVVRLGVPGIVHAVTVDTSHFTGNSPEAVEIQGATAGGYPSPEELLDDSVQWVTLVPRTPVAADAVNVLPVEGNGRIRITHLRLTIYPDGGVARLRAHGEVVPDPRLLDRVTSDLAAAYLGGVVVAASDMHYGDRHNLNAGGEARVMGEGWETRRRRTPGYDWAVIRLATAGRVVRAEVDTRHFRGNAPRAVALWAANAPDLTHSDDISTITDWRPMLPPTRTQPNTRHLFDLEVPVEATHVRVDAIPDGGLARLRLLGAPTEHGREALAVRWLDALSIGAAKEELLACCGSEDWADAVAARRPFGTLEEMLAVAEQEWWKLPETAWLEAFTAHPRIGERPILSGTPTTSSRATLAGLDAPRREQAAMESASAGVRAAMAEGNEAYEERFGYIFLIRAAGRSAEEILALLRERLGNDPDRELRVAAGQQAEITAMRLHRLIAGS; this is translated from the coding sequence ATGGCTGACGCCCCCGACCTGACCAATCTCGTCGACCTGGCCGGGGCACGGCTCGGTGGCTCGGTGGTGGCCGTCAACGACGAGTTCTTCGCGTTCGCCGAGCGGATGCTGCTGCCGGAGCCGCCGGTCGTGCGCCCCGGAGTGTTCACCGAGCGCGGGAGCTGGACCGACGGCTGGGAGACCCGGCGGCGCCGGGTGCTGCCCGGCGCCGACTGGGCGGTCGTCCGCCTCGGCGTGCCGGGCATCGTGCACGCCGTCACCGTCGACACGTCGCATTTCACCGGCAACTCGCCCGAGGCGGTCGAGATCCAGGGAGCCACGGCCGGCGGCTACCCGTCGCCGGAGGAACTGCTCGACGACTCGGTCCAGTGGGTCACCCTGGTCCCGCGCACGCCGGTGGCCGCCGACGCGGTCAACGTCCTGCCCGTCGAGGGCAACGGCCGGATCCGGATCACCCACCTGCGCCTGACGATCTACCCGGACGGTGGTGTCGCCCGGCTGCGCGCGCACGGCGAGGTCGTGCCCGACCCGCGGCTGCTCGACCGGGTCACCTCCGACCTGGCCGCCGCGTACCTCGGCGGCGTCGTCGTCGCCGCGAGCGACATGCACTACGGCGACCGGCACAACCTCAACGCCGGCGGCGAGGCCCGGGTGATGGGCGAGGGCTGGGAGACCCGGCGCCGGCGCACCCCCGGCTACGACTGGGCCGTCATCCGGCTGGCCACGGCCGGCCGGGTCGTGCGCGCCGAGGTCGACACCCGCCACTTCCGCGGCAACGCGCCACGTGCCGTCGCTCTGTGGGCGGCGAACGCGCCTGACCTGACGCATTCGGACGACATCTCGACGATCACGGACTGGCGCCCGATGCTGCCGCCCACCAGGACCCAGCCGAACACCCGCCACCTGTTCGACCTTGAGGTGCCGGTCGAGGCGACGCACGTCCGCGTCGACGCGATCCCCGACGGAGGCCTGGCCAGGCTGCGCCTGCTCGGCGCCCCGACCGAGCACGGGCGCGAGGCGCTGGCGGTCCGCTGGCTGGACGCGCTCTCGATCGGGGCGGCCAAGGAGGAGCTGCTCGCCTGCTGCGGGTCGGAGGACTGGGCGGACGCCGTCGCGGCCCGCCGGCCGTTCGGCACGCTGGAGGAGATGCTCGCCGTCGCCGAGCAGGAGTGGTGGAAGCTGCCGGAGACCGCGTGGCTGGAGGCGTTCACCGCGCATCCGCGGATCGGCGAGCGGCCGATCCTGTCGGGGACGCCGACGACGTCGTCGCGTGCCACCCTCGCGGGGCTGGACGCGCCGCGCCGCGAACAGGCGGCGATGGAGTCGGCCAGCGCAGGGGTGCGCGCCGCGATGGCCGAGGGCAACGAGGCCTACGAGGAGCGTTTCGGCTACATCTTCCTGATCCGGGCCGCCGGACGGTCCGCCGAGGAGATTCTCGCGCTGCTGCGGGAACGGCTGGGCAACGATCCCGACCGCGAGCTTCGGGTCGCGGCGGGTCAGCAGGCCGAGATCACGGCGATGCGGCTGCACCGCCTGATCGCGGGTTCCTGA